The Drosophila biarmipes strain raj3 chromosome 2L, RU_DBia_V1.1, whole genome shotgun sequence genome has a window encoding:
- the LOC108029176 gene encoding protein quick-to-court isoform X6, whose translation MASVFLRILRLYTRCWRYNHDDLTNQDYLSSQTSLKLNGGSDISSSGTSCTKESSPRTRPTQTPQTPQAPATGAGGLGVAATEETPPAPHSCIRQGNCVKAAKGKLSTLHESKISPRTPPVTPDSPSTYLDDDLDSMYSFATTTSGRSTMSCEHPYVARNGTTFSGRKMKYVVHCSNYAGQVGPDYLTPTQRAQRQIRRLKELLCIARQDLEQKDTELLRLTREVVELRLFKASLSSPEERSASSDAVTVREAELKTSQDVSPIVDMVDEGDSKGSPRHLSRQPNPSLQHQQLQAMQMSAEMQSSYADSGHFEDLTMSSVHSKDSQTQSEACGTATPDGEQEGLACGGGDVASNLENYELQRQELIRMYEHRIEELIRSQDSATSDLKRSHNDKVEALLQKLAECNTRYSDMVPDYEQAKQRIRELEKQLEDLQRKLVEHEEKQNKMYLHMYQQGQEAERISRADQALDLAQRQPESKVSINELLHQLQSTQDELENIRTIYRRLLEAQKNRTHVDPEVTLQFLKSAIFYFLTDKENSQGHLQAIESILEFTDAEKQKISAATRTPKLKAKVSRTMSQILVRAKVHCSHYWSSRRF comes from the exons ATGGCaagtgtatttttaagaattctgAGACTTTATACCAGGTGTTGGCGTTATAACCATGACGATTTGACCAATCAGGACTACCTCTCTTCCCAAACA TCTCTCAAGTTGAACGGCGGCAGTGACATCAGCAGCAGTGGCACCTCCTGCACCAAGGAGTCCTCGCCCAGGACCAGGCCGACCCAAACGCCTCAGACGCCCCAAGCGCCGGCAACCGGAGCAGGAGGACTAGGAGTGGCAGCCACGGAGGAGACGCCGCCAGCACCGCACAGCTGCATCCGCCAGGGCAACTGCGTCAAGGCTGCGAAGGGGAAACTGTCCACCCTCCACGAGTCCAAGATTTCGCCCAGAACGCCGCCAGTCACCCCGGATTCACCCAGTACCTATCTGGACGATGATCTAGACTCGATGTACTCGTTCGCCACCACCACCTCGGGCCGCTCCACCATGTCCTGCGAGCATCCCTATGTGGCCAG AAACGGCACCACCTTCAGTGGTCGCAAGATGAAGTACGTGGTGCACTGCTCCAACTACGCGGGCCAGGTGGGTCCCGACTATCTCACGCCCACGCAGCGGGCGCAGCGCCAGATCCGGCGGCTCAAGGAGCTGCTCTGCATCGCCCGGCAGGATCTGGAGCAGAAGGACACGGAGCTACTGCGTCTAACGCGCGAGGTGGTGGAGCTGCGCCTGTTCAAGGCATCGCTCAGTTCGCCGGAGGAGCGATCCGCCTCCTCGGATGCGGTCACGGTGCGCGAGGCGGAGCTGAAGACCTCGCAGGATGTGTCGCCCATCGTGGACATGGTGGACGAGGGCGACTCGAAGGGCAGTCCCAGGCACCTCAGCCGGCAGCCGAATCCCTCCCTGCAGCATCAGCAGTTGCAGGCCATGCAGATGTCGGCGGAGATGCAGAGCTCGTACGCGGACTCCGGCCACTTCGAGGATCTGACCATGTCATCGGTGCACTCGAAGGACTCGCAGACGCAGAGCGAGGCATGTGGCACCGCCACCCCGGATGGCGAGCAGGAGGGACTGGCTTGCGGTGGCGGGGATGTGGCCAGCAATCTGGAGAACTACGAGCTGCAGCGTCAGGAGCTGATCCGCATGTACGAGCACCGCATCGAGGAGCTCATCCGGAGTCAGGACAGCGCCACCAGCGATCTGAAGAGGTCGCACAACGACAAGGTGGAGGCACTGCTGCAGAAGCTCGCCGAATGCAACACCCGCTACTCGGACATGGTGCCGGACTACGAGCAGGCCAAGCAGCGCATCCGGGAGCTGGAGAAGCAGCTGGAGGACCTGCAGCGGAAGCTGGTCGAGCACGAGGAGAAGCAGAACAAGATGTACCTGCACATGTACCAGCAGGGTCAGGAGGCGGAGCGCATTTCTAGAGCGGATCAG GCCCTGGACTTGGCCCAGCGTCAGCCGGAGAGCAAGGTGTCCATCAATGAGCTGCTCCACCAGCTGCAGAGCACCCAGGACGAACTGGAGAACATACGC ACCATATACCGTCGCCTGCTCGAGGCCCAGAAGAATCGCACCCATGTGGATCCCGAGGTGACGCTGCAGTTCCTGAAGAGCGCTATCTTCTACTTCCTGACGGACAAGGAGAACTCCCAGGGCCACCTGCAGGCCATCGAGAGCATCCTCGAGTTCACGGACGCCGAGAAGCAGAAGATCAGCGCCGCCACCCGAACGCCAAA ATTGAAAGCGAAAGTCAGCAGAACGATGTCTCAGATTTTGGTTCGCGCCAAAGTCCATTGTTCTCACTACTGGTCTAGCCGGCggttttaa
- the LOC108029176 gene encoding protein quick-to-court isoform X4 has product MMTSLQLETSLPAVEEQGRQREKDTEPAEDTDTHTASTTPTRIPHPSVAHFRRSASLRLRGNPPPELGLRPEHCPAGGGGFSSRAKLSAIPSSLKSRSHPVHLRRNRSWSNLGHKTEQEPEVRASTEAAPQSESPGHALCNATQSLSLAEDRQLDAPKVTHCNMANGKPRNLSLKLNGGSDISSSGTSCTKESSPRTRPTQTPQTPQAPATGAGGLGVAATEETPPAPHSCIRQGNCVKAAKGKLSTLHESKISPRTPPVTPDSPSTYLDDDLDSMYSFATTTSGRSTMSCEHPYVARNGTTFSGRKMKYVVHCSNYAGQVGPDYLTPTQRAQRQIRRLKELLCIARQDLEQKDTELLRLTREVVELRLFKASLSSPEERSASSDAVTVREAELKTSQDVSPIVDMVDEGDSKGSPRHLSRQPNPSLQHQQLQAMQMSAEMQSSYADSGHFEDLTMSSVHSKDSQTQSEACGTATPDGEQEGLACGGGDVASNLENYELQRQELIRMYEHRIEELIRSQDSATSDLKRSHNDKVEALLQKLAECNTRYSDMVPDYEQAKQRIRELEKQLEDLQRKLVEHEEKQNKMYLHMYQQGQEAERISRADQALDLAQRQPESKVSINELLHQLQSTQDELENIRTIYRRLLEAQKNRTHVDPEVTLQFLKSAIFYFLTDKENSQGHLQAIESILEFTDAEKQKISAATRTPK; this is encoded by the exons ATGATGACGTCGCTGCAGCTGGAGACGTCACTGCCGGCGGTGGAGGAGCAAGGGCGGCAGAGGGAAAAGGACACTGAGCCCGCGGAGGACACGGACACCCACACGGCGTCCACGACGCCCACTCGCATTCCACATCCTTCGGTGGCCCACTTCCGGCGTTCCGCCTCCCTGCGCCTGCGCGGGAACCCGCCTCCGGAGCTGGGTCTACGGCCTGAGCACTGCCCAGCCGGCGGAGGCGGATTCAGTTCGCGCGCCAAGCTCTCGGCGATCCCATCCAGCCTCAAGTCGCGCTCGCACCCGGTCCACTTGAGGCGTAATCGCAGCTGGAGCAATTTAGGCCACAAGACGGAGCAGGAACCGGAAGTGAGGGCTTCCACGGAGGCGGCACCGCAGTCCGAGTCCCCGGGCCATGCACTGTGCAACGCCACCCAGAGCCTGTCCCTGGCCGAGGACAGGCAGTTGGATGCCCCGAAAGTGACGCACTGCAACATGGCCAACGGAAAACCGCGAAATCTG TCTCTCAAGTTGAACGGCGGCAGTGACATCAGCAGCAGTGGCACCTCCTGCACCAAGGAGTCCTCGCCCAGGACCAGGCCGACCCAAACGCCTCAGACGCCCCAAGCGCCGGCAACCGGAGCAGGAGGACTAGGAGTGGCAGCCACGGAGGAGACGCCGCCAGCACCGCACAGCTGCATCCGCCAGGGCAACTGCGTCAAGGCTGCGAAGGGGAAACTGTCCACCCTCCACGAGTCCAAGATTTCGCCCAGAACGCCGCCAGTCACCCCGGATTCACCCAGTACCTATCTGGACGATGATCTAGACTCGATGTACTCGTTCGCCACCACCACCTCGGGCCGCTCCACCATGTCCTGCGAGCATCCCTATGTGGCCAG AAACGGCACCACCTTCAGTGGTCGCAAGATGAAGTACGTGGTGCACTGCTCCAACTACGCGGGCCAGGTGGGTCCCGACTATCTCACGCCCACGCAGCGGGCGCAGCGCCAGATCCGGCGGCTCAAGGAGCTGCTCTGCATCGCCCGGCAGGATCTGGAGCAGAAGGACACGGAGCTACTGCGTCTAACGCGCGAGGTGGTGGAGCTGCGCCTGTTCAAGGCATCGCTCAGTTCGCCGGAGGAGCGATCCGCCTCCTCGGATGCGGTCACGGTGCGCGAGGCGGAGCTGAAGACCTCGCAGGATGTGTCGCCCATCGTGGACATGGTGGACGAGGGCGACTCGAAGGGCAGTCCCAGGCACCTCAGCCGGCAGCCGAATCCCTCCCTGCAGCATCAGCAGTTGCAGGCCATGCAGATGTCGGCGGAGATGCAGAGCTCGTACGCGGACTCCGGCCACTTCGAGGATCTGACCATGTCATCGGTGCACTCGAAGGACTCGCAGACGCAGAGCGAGGCATGTGGCACCGCCACCCCGGATGGCGAGCAGGAGGGACTGGCTTGCGGTGGCGGGGATGTGGCCAGCAATCTGGAGAACTACGAGCTGCAGCGTCAGGAGCTGATCCGCATGTACGAGCACCGCATCGAGGAGCTCATCCGGAGTCAGGACAGCGCCACCAGCGATCTGAAGAGGTCGCACAACGACAAGGTGGAGGCACTGCTGCAGAAGCTCGCCGAATGCAACACCCGCTACTCGGACATGGTGCCGGACTACGAGCAGGCCAAGCAGCGCATCCGGGAGCTGGAGAAGCAGCTGGAGGACCTGCAGCGGAAGCTGGTCGAGCACGAGGAGAAGCAGAACAAGATGTACCTGCACATGTACCAGCAGGGTCAGGAGGCGGAGCGCATTTCTAGAGCGGATCAG GCCCTGGACTTGGCCCAGCGTCAGCCGGAGAGCAAGGTGTCCATCAATGAGCTGCTCCACCAGCTGCAGAGCACCCAGGACGAACTGGAGAACATACGC ACCATATACCGTCGCCTGCTCGAGGCCCAGAAGAATCGCACCCATGTGGATCCCGAGGTGACGCTGCAGTTCCTGAAGAGCGCTATCTTCTACTTCCTGACGGACAAGGAGAACTCCCAGGGCCACCTGCAGGCCATCGAGAGCATCCTCGAGTTCACGGACGCCGAGAAGCAGAAGATCAGCGCCGCCACCCGAACGCCAAAGTGA
- the LOC108029176 gene encoding protein quick-to-court isoform X2 has product MMTSLQLETSLPAVEEQGRQREKDTEPAEDTDTHTASTTPTRIPHPSVAHFRRSASLRLRGNPPPELGLRPEHCPAGGGGFSSRAKLSAIPSSLKSRSHPVHLRRNRSWSNLGHKTEQEPEVRASTEAAPQSESPGHALCNATQSLSLAEDRQLDAPKVTHCNMANGKPRNLSLKLNGGSDISSSGTSCTKESSPRTRPTQTPQTPQAPATGAGGLGVAATEETPPAPHSCIRQGNCVKAAKGKLSTLHESKISPRTPPVTPDSPSTYLDDDLDSMYSFATTTSGRSTMSCEHPYVARNGTTFSGRKMKYVVHCSNYAGQVGPDYLTPTQRAQRQIRRLKELLCIARQDLEQKDTELLRLTREVVELRLFKASLSSPEERSASSDAVTVREAELKTSQDVSPIVDMVDEGDSKGSPRHLSRQPNPSLQHQQLQAMQMSAEMQSSYADSGHFEDLTMSSVHSKDSQTQSEACGTATPDGEQEGLACGGGDVASNLENYELQRQELIRMYEHRIEELIRSQDSATSDLKRSHNDKVEALLQKLAECNTRYSDMVPDYEQAKQRIRELEKQLEDLQRKLVEHEEKQNKMYLHMYQQGQEAERISRADQALDLAQRQPESKVSINELLHQLQSTQDELENIRASECRMRECGSNHALLTAKEAISLWVLGARKTIYRRLLEAQKNRTHVDPEVTLQFLKSAIFYFLTDKENSQGHLQAIESILEFTDAEKQKISAATRTPK; this is encoded by the exons ATGATGACGTCGCTGCAGCTGGAGACGTCACTGCCGGCGGTGGAGGAGCAAGGGCGGCAGAGGGAAAAGGACACTGAGCCCGCGGAGGACACGGACACCCACACGGCGTCCACGACGCCCACTCGCATTCCACATCCTTCGGTGGCCCACTTCCGGCGTTCCGCCTCCCTGCGCCTGCGCGGGAACCCGCCTCCGGAGCTGGGTCTACGGCCTGAGCACTGCCCAGCCGGCGGAGGCGGATTCAGTTCGCGCGCCAAGCTCTCGGCGATCCCATCCAGCCTCAAGTCGCGCTCGCACCCGGTCCACTTGAGGCGTAATCGCAGCTGGAGCAATTTAGGCCACAAGACGGAGCAGGAACCGGAAGTGAGGGCTTCCACGGAGGCGGCACCGCAGTCCGAGTCCCCGGGCCATGCACTGTGCAACGCCACCCAGAGCCTGTCCCTGGCCGAGGACAGGCAGTTGGATGCCCCGAAAGTGACGCACTGCAACATGGCCAACGGAAAACCGCGAAATCTG TCTCTCAAGTTGAACGGCGGCAGTGACATCAGCAGCAGTGGCACCTCCTGCACCAAGGAGTCCTCGCCCAGGACCAGGCCGACCCAAACGCCTCAGACGCCCCAAGCGCCGGCAACCGGAGCAGGAGGACTAGGAGTGGCAGCCACGGAGGAGACGCCGCCAGCACCGCACAGCTGCATCCGCCAGGGCAACTGCGTCAAGGCTGCGAAGGGGAAACTGTCCACCCTCCACGAGTCCAAGATTTCGCCCAGAACGCCGCCAGTCACCCCGGATTCACCCAGTACCTATCTGGACGATGATCTAGACTCGATGTACTCGTTCGCCACCACCACCTCGGGCCGCTCCACCATGTCCTGCGAGCATCCCTATGTGGCCAG AAACGGCACCACCTTCAGTGGTCGCAAGATGAAGTACGTGGTGCACTGCTCCAACTACGCGGGCCAGGTGGGTCCCGACTATCTCACGCCCACGCAGCGGGCGCAGCGCCAGATCCGGCGGCTCAAGGAGCTGCTCTGCATCGCCCGGCAGGATCTGGAGCAGAAGGACACGGAGCTACTGCGTCTAACGCGCGAGGTGGTGGAGCTGCGCCTGTTCAAGGCATCGCTCAGTTCGCCGGAGGAGCGATCCGCCTCCTCGGATGCGGTCACGGTGCGCGAGGCGGAGCTGAAGACCTCGCAGGATGTGTCGCCCATCGTGGACATGGTGGACGAGGGCGACTCGAAGGGCAGTCCCAGGCACCTCAGCCGGCAGCCGAATCCCTCCCTGCAGCATCAGCAGTTGCAGGCCATGCAGATGTCGGCGGAGATGCAGAGCTCGTACGCGGACTCCGGCCACTTCGAGGATCTGACCATGTCATCGGTGCACTCGAAGGACTCGCAGACGCAGAGCGAGGCATGTGGCACCGCCACCCCGGATGGCGAGCAGGAGGGACTGGCTTGCGGTGGCGGGGATGTGGCCAGCAATCTGGAGAACTACGAGCTGCAGCGTCAGGAGCTGATCCGCATGTACGAGCACCGCATCGAGGAGCTCATCCGGAGTCAGGACAGCGCCACCAGCGATCTGAAGAGGTCGCACAACGACAAGGTGGAGGCACTGCTGCAGAAGCTCGCCGAATGCAACACCCGCTACTCGGACATGGTGCCGGACTACGAGCAGGCCAAGCAGCGCATCCGGGAGCTGGAGAAGCAGCTGGAGGACCTGCAGCGGAAGCTGGTCGAGCACGAGGAGAAGCAGAACAAGATGTACCTGCACATGTACCAGCAGGGTCAGGAGGCGGAGCGCATTTCTAGAGCGGATCAG GCCCTGGACTTGGCCCAGCGTCAGCCGGAGAGCAAGGTGTCCATCAATGAGCTGCTCCACCAGCTGCAGAGCACCCAGGACGAACTGGAGAACATACGC GCATCAGAGTGCAGAATGAGAGAGTGCGGCAGTAATCATGCTCTCCTTACTGCAAAAGAGGCGATTTCTTTGTGGGTACTTGGCGCGCGTAAG ACCATATACCGTCGCCTGCTCGAGGCCCAGAAGAATCGCACCCATGTGGATCCCGAGGTGACGCTGCAGTTCCTGAAGAGCGCTATCTTCTACTTCCTGACGGACAAGGAGAACTCCCAGGGCCACCTGCAGGCCATCGAGAGCATCCTCGAGTTCACGGACGCCGAGAAGCAGAAGATCAGCGCCGCCACCCGAACGCCAAAGTGA
- the LOC108029176 gene encoding protein quick-to-court isoform X9, producing the protein MASVFLRILRLYTRCWRYNHDDLTNQDYLSSQTSLKLNGGSDISSSGTSCTKESSPRTRPTQTPQTPQAPATGAGGLGVAATEETPPAPHSCIRQGNCVKAAKGKLSTLHESKISPRTPPVTPDSPSTYLDDDLDSMYSFATTTSGRSTMSCEHPYVARNGTTFSGRKMKYVVHCSNYAGQVGPDYLTPTQRAQRQIRRLKELLCIARQDLEQKDTELLRLTREVVELRLFKASLSSPEERSASSDAVTVREAELKTSQDVSPIVDMVDEGDSKGSPRHLSRQPNPSLQHQQLQAMQMSAEMQSSYADSGHFEDLTMSSVHSKDSQTQSEACGTATPDGEQEGLACGGGDVASNLENYELQRQELIRMYEHRIEELIRSQDSATSDLKRSHNDKVEALLQKLAECNTRYSDMVPDYEQAKQRIRELEKQLEDLQRKLVEHEEKQNKMYLHMYQQGQEAERISRADQALDLAQRQPESKVSINELLHQLQSTQDELENIRTIYRRLLEAQKNRTHVDPEVTLQFLKSAIFYFLTDKENSQGHLQAIESILEFTDAEKQKISAATRTPK; encoded by the exons ATGGCaagtgtatttttaagaattctgAGACTTTATACCAGGTGTTGGCGTTATAACCATGACGATTTGACCAATCAGGACTACCTCTCTTCCCAAACA TCTCTCAAGTTGAACGGCGGCAGTGACATCAGCAGCAGTGGCACCTCCTGCACCAAGGAGTCCTCGCCCAGGACCAGGCCGACCCAAACGCCTCAGACGCCCCAAGCGCCGGCAACCGGAGCAGGAGGACTAGGAGTGGCAGCCACGGAGGAGACGCCGCCAGCACCGCACAGCTGCATCCGCCAGGGCAACTGCGTCAAGGCTGCGAAGGGGAAACTGTCCACCCTCCACGAGTCCAAGATTTCGCCCAGAACGCCGCCAGTCACCCCGGATTCACCCAGTACCTATCTGGACGATGATCTAGACTCGATGTACTCGTTCGCCACCACCACCTCGGGCCGCTCCACCATGTCCTGCGAGCATCCCTATGTGGCCAG AAACGGCACCACCTTCAGTGGTCGCAAGATGAAGTACGTGGTGCACTGCTCCAACTACGCGGGCCAGGTGGGTCCCGACTATCTCACGCCCACGCAGCGGGCGCAGCGCCAGATCCGGCGGCTCAAGGAGCTGCTCTGCATCGCCCGGCAGGATCTGGAGCAGAAGGACACGGAGCTACTGCGTCTAACGCGCGAGGTGGTGGAGCTGCGCCTGTTCAAGGCATCGCTCAGTTCGCCGGAGGAGCGATCCGCCTCCTCGGATGCGGTCACGGTGCGCGAGGCGGAGCTGAAGACCTCGCAGGATGTGTCGCCCATCGTGGACATGGTGGACGAGGGCGACTCGAAGGGCAGTCCCAGGCACCTCAGCCGGCAGCCGAATCCCTCCCTGCAGCATCAGCAGTTGCAGGCCATGCAGATGTCGGCGGAGATGCAGAGCTCGTACGCGGACTCCGGCCACTTCGAGGATCTGACCATGTCATCGGTGCACTCGAAGGACTCGCAGACGCAGAGCGAGGCATGTGGCACCGCCACCCCGGATGGCGAGCAGGAGGGACTGGCTTGCGGTGGCGGGGATGTGGCCAGCAATCTGGAGAACTACGAGCTGCAGCGTCAGGAGCTGATCCGCATGTACGAGCACCGCATCGAGGAGCTCATCCGGAGTCAGGACAGCGCCACCAGCGATCTGAAGAGGTCGCACAACGACAAGGTGGAGGCACTGCTGCAGAAGCTCGCCGAATGCAACACCCGCTACTCGGACATGGTGCCGGACTACGAGCAGGCCAAGCAGCGCATCCGGGAGCTGGAGAAGCAGCTGGAGGACCTGCAGCGGAAGCTGGTCGAGCACGAGGAGAAGCAGAACAAGATGTACCTGCACATGTACCAGCAGGGTCAGGAGGCGGAGCGCATTTCTAGAGCGGATCAG GCCCTGGACTTGGCCCAGCGTCAGCCGGAGAGCAAGGTGTCCATCAATGAGCTGCTCCACCAGCTGCAGAGCACCCAGGACGAACTGGAGAACATACGC ACCATATACCGTCGCCTGCTCGAGGCCCAGAAGAATCGCACCCATGTGGATCCCGAGGTGACGCTGCAGTTCCTGAAGAGCGCTATCTTCTACTTCCTGACGGACAAGGAGAACTCCCAGGGCCACCTGCAGGCCATCGAGAGCATCCTCGAGTTCACGGACGCCGAGAAGCAGAAGATCAGCGCCGCCACCCGAACGCCAAAGTGA